From the Lathyrus oleraceus cultivar Zhongwan6 chromosome 4, CAAS_Psat_ZW6_1.0, whole genome shotgun sequence genome, one window contains:
- the LOC127137208 gene encoding F-box/LRR-repeat protein 13, with protein sequence MHVQRYKTSNVKNNNMQGLEAYDGHNEDFINKKMKKQRVVENTNQDYISTLPCSLLCNILSSLKINEAVKTSALSSNWRYVFTNPTNLVFDSENMLVKDYSFHNICQLSKVLIFNIKMKRASTFVSNVNTYLSRVTNVQKIDKLKICFTFRSKGYGCSDLDEWIRFVVERNAEEIDLCLFEEDHLSAPNDGSFYVFPCDDIVWFNSFLKCLRLGHCVLAPEKSCNGFSTLEILDLFKVDLKSEEHIRILLSSCNNLEWLSFSECYNMNYLKIEYSFCKKLKCLKVNLCLQLKAIILKCNNLETLEYVGGKVEFFFDTPMLKSFFGRVIESQGYNGENWLVCKLSTNLPHLENLFLECSCMGEVMTNRFHTFQNLKHLEVIKVAVFRQDLSWIPIALNACPTLAKLKLHLRTYFNIDEELTHWFPKSPHNHLKEITITGIRGHSSEIAIAIYLLRNAISLEKMIVDPRPRIYLGNGKCVCSEASENWSMVGRHKVEILLKKEVRSLVELLIL encoded by the exons TATCAATAAAAAAATGAAGAAACAAAGGGTAGTAGAAAATACTAATCAAGATTATATTAGTACATTACCCTGTAGTTTATTGTGTAACATTTTATCTTCTCTTAAGATCAATGAAGCTGTCAAAACAAGTGCTCTTTCTTCAAATTGGAGATACGTTTTTACCAACCCAACCAACCTTGTTTTTGATTCAGAAAACATGTTAGTCAAAGATTACTCATTTCACAATATATGTCAATTAAGCAAAGTGTTGATTTTTAATATCAAAATGAAGAGAGCTTCTACTTTTGTGAGTAATGTGAACACATATTTGTCGCGTGTTACAAATGTCCAAAAAATCGACAAGTTAAAGATTTGTTTCACGTTTCGTAGTAAAGGGTATGGTTGTAGTGATCTCGATGAATGGATTCGTTTTGTGGTTGAACGAAATGCAGAGGAGATTGATCTTTGTTTGTTTGAAGAGGATCATCTTAGTGCTCCTAATGATGGTTCGTTCTATGTTTTTCCTTGTGACGACATTGTTTGGTTCAACTCGTTTTTGAAGTGTTTGCGCTTAGGACATTGCGTACTTGCTCCAGAAAAATCATGTAATGGTTTTAGTACACTCGAAATCTTGGATCTcttcaaagttgatttgaaatcTGAAGAACATATTCGGATTTTATTGTCGAGTTGCAACAACCTTGAATGGTTGAGTTTTTCGGAATGTTATAATATGAATTACTTGAAAATTGAATACTCTTTTTGCAAGAAGTTGAAGTGCTTGAAAGTGAACCTTTGTCTCCAATTGAAGGCAATTATTCTCAAATGCAACAATTTAGAGACTTTGGAATATGTTGGAGGCAAAGTTGAATTCTTTTTTGACACCCCTATGCTTAAAAGCTTCTTTGGTCGAGTCATTGAATCTCAAGGTTATAATGGTGAAAATTGGCTAGTTTGCAAACTTTCCACTAACCTTCCTCATCTCGAGAATTTATTCCTTGAATGCAGTTGTATG gGCGAGGTTATGACAAATAGATTCCACACATTTCAAAATTTGAAGCATCTAGAAGTTATAAAAGTGGCTGTATTTAGACAAGACCTTTCATGGATACCAATTGCTCTCAATGCATGTCCAACTCTTGCAAAACTTAAGCTTCAT CTAAGAACCTATTTTAACATTGATGAAGAGTTAACACATTGGTTTCCCAAATCTCCACATAATCATCTgaaggaaataacaataacaGGAATTAGAGGACACTCAAGTGAGATTGCAATTGCAATTTATCTCCTAAGGAATGCAATTTCACTTGAGAAAATGATAGTTGATCCTCGTCCAAGAATTTACCTTGGAAATGGTAAATGTGTTTGTTCAGAAGCTAGTGAGAATTGGAGCATGGTTGGGAGGCACAAGGTTGAAATTCTTCTGAAAAAAGAAGTTAGATCATTAGTGGAATTGTTAATCTTGTAG